In Corynebacterium guangdongense, one DNA window encodes the following:
- the gcvT gene encoding glycine cleavage system aminomethyltransferase GcvT encodes MSDNQLKLSPLDQIHRDLGASFTPFGAWDMPLKYGSELEEHRAVRSAAGLFDLSHMGEIRVTGPDAGAFLDYALISTISNTKIGQAKYSMIVQADGGILDDLITYRLGEEEFLVVPNASNTDVVWEAFTERQGAFDVTLANESDETALIAVQGPDAARIVSSLMSEEDTAALGELGYYRCMRAAVAGFDALVARTGYTGEDGFELFVPNADAVELWNRVAEAGGEDLVPCGLASRDSLRLEAGMPLYGNELSREITPLEAGMARAWAKKEADFVGRAALDGREQTVEIRGLVSDQKRAARAGAEVYLDGEKIGVVTSGQPAPTLGHPIALAHVTAGGDYDGREVEVDIRGKRYPFRFATGAFYTRPSK; translated from the coding sequence ATGAGTGACAACCAGCTCAAGCTCAGCCCGCTCGATCAGATCCACCGCGATCTGGGCGCGTCCTTCACCCCCTTCGGCGCCTGGGACATGCCCCTGAAGTACGGCAGCGAGCTCGAGGAGCACCGCGCGGTGCGTTCCGCCGCCGGTCTCTTCGATCTCTCGCACATGGGCGAGATCCGCGTGACCGGACCCGACGCCGGCGCCTTTCTCGACTACGCGCTGATTTCGACGATCTCAAACACCAAGATCGGCCAGGCCAAGTACTCGATGATCGTCCAGGCCGACGGGGGCATCCTCGACGACCTCATCACCTACCGCCTGGGCGAGGAGGAGTTCCTGGTCGTCCCCAACGCCTCCAACACCGACGTGGTCTGGGAGGCGTTCACCGAGCGCCAGGGCGCCTTTGACGTCACGCTGGCCAACGAATCCGACGAGACCGCGCTGATCGCCGTCCAGGGCCCCGACGCCGCCCGGATCGTCTCCTCCCTGATGTCGGAGGAGGACACCGCCGCGCTGGGCGAGCTCGGCTACTACCGCTGCATGCGTGCCGCCGTCGCCGGATTCGACGCCCTGGTCGCCCGCACCGGTTACACCGGTGAGGACGGCTTCGAGCTCTTCGTGCCCAACGCCGACGCCGTCGAGCTGTGGAACCGCGTCGCCGAGGCCGGCGGCGAGGACCTGGTCCCCTGCGGCCTGGCCTCGCGCGACTCCCTGCGGCTGGAGGCCGGCATGCCCCTCTACGGCAACGAGCTCTCCCGCGAGATCACCCCGCTGGAGGCGGGCATGGCGCGCGCCTGGGCCAAGAAGGAGGCCGACTTCGTTGGCCGCGCGGCCCTCGACGGTCGCGAGCAGACCGTCGAGATCCGGGGCCTGGTCTCCGACCAGAAGCGCGCCGCCCGCGCCGGCGCCGAGGTCTACCTCGACGGGGAGAAGATCGGGGTGGTCACCTCCGGCCAGCCCGCCCCGACCCTCGGCCACCCGATCGCGCTGGCGCACGTCACTGCCGGGGGCGACTACGACGGCCGGGAGGTCGAGGTGGACATCCGCGGCAAGCGCTATCCCTTCCGCTTCGCCACCGGAGCGTTCTACACTCGTCCCAGTAAGTAA
- the gcvH gene encoding glycine cleavage system protein GcvH, whose product MTNIPDNFAYSEDHEWISAGPDVAAGDTVRVGITAVATERLGEVVFAELPEVGDALTHSETCGEVESTKSVSDLYAPVSGTVTAVNEAIEDDYSVINNDPYGEGWLFEIEVTEVGPLMTADEYAEANNVER is encoded by the coding sequence ATGACGAACATCCCCGACAACTTCGCCTACTCCGAGGACCACGAGTGGATCAGCGCCGGCCCCGACGTCGCCGCCGGCGACACGGTCCGTGTCGGCATCACCGCCGTCGCCACCGAGCGCCTCGGTGAGGTCGTCTTCGCCGAGCTGCCCGAGGTCGGCGACGCCCTGACCCACTCCGAGACCTGCGGTGAGGTGGAGTCCACCAAGTCCGTCTCCGACCTCTACGCCCCGGTCTCCGGCACCGTCACCGCCGTCAACGAGGCCATCGAGGACGACTATTCCGTCATCAACAACGATCCCTACGGCGAGGGCTGGCTCTTCGAGATCGAGGTCACCGAGGTCGGCCCGCTCATGACCGCCGACGAGTACGCCGAGGCCAACAACGTGGAGCGCTAG
- the lipB gene encoding lipoyl(octanoyl) transferase LipB: MSNAPRAPFFPADRSIRASDRPLDIRRLGVVEYEQAWELQARLAAQRAADEIDDTVLVLEHPNVYTAGKRTLESDLPDNGLPVITVDRGGSITWHGVGQLVVYPILKLAEPVDVVDYVRRLEESIIQTVRQLGVVDAGRVDGRSGVWVPATARAADPAAPERDRKIAALGIRITRGVTMHGLALNCTNTLEYYEHIIACGIDDADVTTLSLELGREVTTEEAEGPLMTALDEALSGRLTVADHTFASAPDPAKRITGRRRSQQG, translated from the coding sequence ATGAGCAACGCACCCCGAGCCCCGTTCTTCCCCGCCGACCGGTCGATCCGCGCCTCCGACCGGCCCCTGGACATCCGCCGACTCGGCGTGGTCGAGTACGAGCAGGCCTGGGAGCTGCAGGCCCGGTTGGCCGCCCAGCGCGCGGCCGACGAGATCGACGACACTGTGCTGGTGCTGGAGCATCCCAACGTCTACACCGCCGGCAAACGCACCCTCGAGTCGGACCTGCCGGACAACGGCCTGCCGGTGATCACCGTCGACCGCGGCGGCAGCATTACCTGGCACGGCGTCGGCCAGCTGGTGGTCTACCCCATCCTGAAGCTGGCCGAACCCGTCGACGTCGTCGATTACGTCCGCCGGCTGGAGGAGTCGATCATCCAGACGGTGCGCCAGCTCGGCGTGGTCGACGCCGGCCGCGTCGACGGGCGCTCCGGCGTGTGGGTCCCGGCCACGGCCCGCGCCGCCGATCCCGCGGCCCCGGAACGGGACCGCAAGATCGCCGCCCTGGGCATCCGCATCACCCGCGGCGTGACCATGCACGGCCTGGCGCTCAACTGCACCAACACCCTGGAGTACTACGAGCACATCATCGCCTGCGGCATCGACGACGCGGACGTGACCACCCTGTCGCTGGAACTGGGCCGGGAGGTCACCACCGAGGAGGCGGAGGGGCCGTTGATGACCGCGCTCGACGAGGCGCTGTCCGGGCGCCTGACCGTCGCCGACCACACCTTCGCCTCGGCACCGGACCCGGCGAAAAGAATCACCGGGCGCAGACGCTCCCAGCAGGGATGA
- the lipA gene encoding lipoyl synthase, producing MTIAPEGRKLLRVEKRNAQTPIESKPRWIRNAVKTGPGYEDMKSRVKSAGLHTVCQEAGCPNIHECWESREATFLIGGDTCSRRCDFCDIKTGKPSPLDRDEPRRVAENIRDMDLNYATITGVTRDDLDDEGAWLYAEVVRKVHELNPNTGVENLTPDFSGKPDLLAQVFEARPEVFAHNLETVPRIFKRIRPAFKYERSLDVINQAHRFGLITKSNLILGMGEEHDEVITALQDMRDAGTDIITITQYLRPGPQYHPIERWVKPEEFIEYRDFAEELGFTVMSGPLVRSSYRAGKLYVDAMAKRGRELPENLRHLAETSQGATAQEASSLLDKYGPSVDTPVTYR from the coding sequence GTGACTATCGCACCAGAAGGACGCAAGCTGCTGCGCGTTGAGAAGCGCAACGCGCAGACCCCCATCGAGTCGAAGCCGCGCTGGATCCGCAACGCGGTGAAGACCGGCCCAGGCTACGAGGACATGAAGTCGCGGGTCAAGAGCGCCGGGCTGCACACGGTCTGCCAGGAGGCCGGCTGCCCCAACATCCACGAGTGCTGGGAGTCCCGCGAGGCGACCTTCCTCATCGGCGGAGACACCTGCTCCCGCCGCTGTGACTTCTGCGACATCAAGACCGGCAAGCCCTCGCCGCTGGACCGCGACGAACCGCGCCGCGTCGCCGAGAACATCCGCGACATGGATCTCAACTACGCCACCATCACCGGCGTCACCCGTGACGATCTGGACGACGAGGGCGCCTGGCTCTACGCCGAGGTGGTCCGCAAGGTCCACGAGCTCAACCCGAACACCGGCGTCGAGAACCTCACCCCGGACTTCTCCGGCAAGCCCGACCTGCTGGCCCAGGTCTTCGAGGCCCGCCCGGAGGTCTTCGCCCACAACCTGGAGACGGTCCCGCGCATCTTCAAGCGCATCCGTCCGGCGTTCAAGTACGAGCGCTCCCTCGACGTGATCAACCAGGCCCACAGGTTCGGTCTGATCACCAAGTCCAACCTCATCCTGGGCATGGGCGAGGAGCACGATGAGGTGATCACGGCGCTGCAGGACATGCGCGATGCCGGCACCGACATCATCACCATCACCCAGTACCTGCGCCCCGGGCCGCAGTACCACCCGATCGAGCGCTGGGTGAAGCCGGAGGAGTTCATCGAGTACCGCGACTTCGCCGAGGAGCTGGGCTTTACCGTCATGTCTGGCCCGCTGGTCCGTTCCTCCTACCGCGCCGGCAAGCTCTACGTCGACGCAATGGCCAAGCGCGGCCGCGAGCTGCCGGAGAACCTCCGGCACCTGGCGGAGACCTCCCAGGGCGCCACCGCCCAGGAAGCCTCCTCCCTGCTGGACAAGTACGGCCCGTCGGTGGACACTCCGGTCACCTACCGTTAG
- a CDS encoding DUF4191 domain-containing protein: MADEAAKKAKAAEKAAKQESRAAKRAQGKQTRSQLWGAFKMLAKEDKSLIPLLLLAWLGTAVAFFLVGLIWNGQWWMLALGLAFGLVLAFWLFTRRLQANMYERVDDQPGAAGWVLDNLRSNVGVTWVAKSGVAANTQMDSVHRVVGNPGVVFVGEGNPHRLKAMMAQQVKRADRVLGGVPIFEVYVGNDTEAGQVPLKKLERHLIGLPRNYKKDQVYAIAAKVDALDRVGGGQQAGMPKGPLPKQAQNMAGMNRRMRRASERKGK; encoded by the coding sequence ATGGCAGATGAGGCAGCAAAGAAGGCGAAGGCCGCTGAGAAGGCGGCGAAACAGGAGTCGCGCGCGGCGAAGCGCGCCCAGGGCAAGCAGACCCGCAGTCAGCTGTGGGGGGCGTTCAAGATGCTCGCCAAGGAGGACAAGTCACTCATCCCGCTGCTGCTGCTCGCCTGGCTCGGTACCGCGGTGGCGTTCTTCCTGGTCGGTCTGATCTGGAACGGCCAGTGGTGGATGCTCGCCCTCGGCCTCGCCTTCGGCCTGGTGCTGGCGTTCTGGCTGTTCACCCGCCGGCTGCAGGCCAACATGTACGAGCGCGTCGATGACCAGCCCGGCGCCGCCGGCTGGGTCCTGGACAACCTGCGCTCCAACGTCGGCGTCACCTGGGTGGCCAAGTCCGGCGTCGCGGCCAACACCCAGATGGATTCCGTGCACCGCGTCGTCGGCAACCCGGGCGTCGTGTTCGTCGGCGAGGGCAACCCGCACCGTCTCAAGGCGATGATGGCGCAGCAGGTCAAGCGCGCCGACCGCGTACTCGGCGGCGTCCCCATCTTCGAGGTCTACGTCGGCAACGACACCGAGGCGGGCCAGGTCCCGCTGAAGAAGCTGGAGCGCCACCTCATCGGTCTGCCGCGCAACTACAAGAAGGATCAGGTCTACGCCATCGCCGCCAAGGTCGACGCCCTCGACCGCGTCGGCGGCGGTCAGCAGGCCGGCATGCCCAAGGGCCCGCTGCCGAAGCAGGCCCAGAACATGGCGGGCATGAACCGCCGCATGCGCCGCGCCTCCGAGCGCAAGGGCAAGTAG
- a CDS encoding GyrI-like domain-containing protein, which produces MTIDLKKDFPRLYRPGARDFDRVTVPPTRYLTVRGAGDPNTSPAYRRALELLYCAAYVVRGALKARTGEAFVVGPLEALWWAEDPSVFTAGEKDRWEWTLMIPLPDQVSQADLETARIDPEVSVARLDEGDCLQIMHVGPYAAEGPTLARLHHEVMPRLGVTFNGPHHEIYLSDPRRSSPEKLRTVLRQPVRPESPQ; this is translated from the coding sequence ATGACCATCGATCTGAAGAAGGACTTCCCGCGCCTCTACCGGCCCGGAGCCCGGGACTTCGACCGGGTGACGGTGCCGCCGACCCGCTACCTCACCGTTCGGGGGGCGGGGGATCCGAACACCTCCCCCGCTTACCGACGCGCGCTGGAGCTGCTCTATTGCGCCGCCTACGTCGTGCGCGGGGCGCTGAAAGCACGGACCGGCGAGGCCTTCGTCGTCGGCCCCCTCGAGGCGCTGTGGTGGGCCGAGGACCCCTCCGTGTTCACCGCCGGAGAGAAGGACCGCTGGGAATGGACGCTGATGATCCCGCTCCCGGACCAGGTCAGTCAGGCCGATCTGGAAACGGCGCGGATCGACCCGGAGGTCTCGGTGGCGAGGCTCGACGAGGGCGATTGCCTGCAGATCATGCACGTCGGCCCCTACGCCGCCGAGGGGCCGACCCTGGCCCGGCTGCACCACGAGGTCATGCCCCGGCTCGGGGTGACCTTCAACGGGCCGCACCACGAGATTTATCTCAGTGATCCCCGCCGGAGTTCCCCCGAGAAGCTGCGGACGGTGCTGCGCCAGCCGGTACGGCCGGAGTCCCCGCAGTAA
- a CDS encoding RDD family protein encodes MAQNKRSWLDGPSIPSEYDDGTEDASFYPGKSMGLPREGVGSLASVRRRMGGVLIDWMIAWVTAAFVATFTDALGDVSTMTYLFWIILGVVSVWIFARTPGQAVLGMGVARVDVPGAKVGVWRPVVRTLLTAFVLPAALVDTDGRGMHDRATGTTVIRG; translated from the coding sequence ATGGCCCAGAACAAGCGCAGCTGGCTCGACGGTCCTTCGATCCCGAGCGAATACGACGACGGAACCGAGGACGCGTCCTTTTACCCGGGCAAGTCCATGGGACTGCCCAGGGAAGGCGTCGGGTCCCTGGCCTCGGTCCGCCGCCGCATGGGCGGGGTGCTCATCGACTGGATGATCGCCTGGGTGACCGCGGCCTTCGTCGCCACCTTCACCGACGCGCTCGGCGACGTCTCCACCATGACCTACCTCTTCTGGATCATCCTCGGGGTCGTCTCGGTGTGGATCTTCGCGCGCACCCCCGGCCAGGCCGTCCTGGGCATGGGCGTCGCCCGCGTCGACGTCCCGGGCGCCAAGGTCGGCGTCTGGCGCCCCGTGGTACGCACCCTGCTCACCGCCTTCGTCCTGCCGGCCGCCCTCGTCGACACCGACGGCCGCGGCATGCACGACCGCGCCACCGGCACCACCGTCATCCGGGGCTGA
- the glnA gene encoding type I glutamate--ammonia ligase, whose amino-acid sequence MAFDSVQEIVKFIKDEGVEFLDVRFTDVPGTEHHFSLPASEFDEDAAADGLAFDGSSIRGFTTIDESDMILMADPGSAYVDPFRTSKTLNMQFFVNDPFTHEPFSRDPRNVAKKAEEYLASTGIADTASFGVEAEFYLFDKVSYRADVNEAFYKLDSDSGWWNRDKDVNLDGTPNLGNKTRIKGGYFPNAPVDQTVEVRDAMVHKLQQVGFQIERFHHEVGTGSQEEINYRFAPLVRSADMLQTFKYVIKNTAARHGKSATFMPKPLAGDNGSGMHAHQSLWKDGVPLFYDENGYGGLSDLARYYIGGLLHHAPAVLAFTNPTLNSYHRLVPGFEAPINLVYSQRNRSAAVRIPITGNNPKAKRLEFRAPDPSGNPYLGLAAMLMAGIDGIKNRIEPHAPVDKDLYELPPEEAKEIPQAPTSLEAALRALEEDHDFLTEGDVFTEDLIETYIKYKWDHEIMPTRLRPTPLEFEMYYDC is encoded by the coding sequence GTGGCCTTCGACAGTGTCCAGGAGATCGTCAAATTCATCAAGGACGAGGGGGTGGAGTTCCTCGACGTCCGCTTCACCGACGTCCCCGGAACCGAGCATCACTTCTCACTGCCCGCCAGTGAGTTTGACGAGGACGCGGCCGCCGACGGCCTCGCCTTCGACGGTTCCTCCATCCGCGGCTTCACCACGATCGACGAGTCGGACATGATTCTCATGGCCGACCCGGGCAGCGCGTACGTCGATCCCTTCCGCACCTCGAAGACGCTGAACATGCAGTTCTTCGTCAATGATCCCTTCACGCACGAGCCCTTCAGCCGGGACCCGCGCAACGTGGCCAAGAAGGCCGAGGAGTACCTGGCCTCGACCGGCATCGCCGACACCGCCTCCTTCGGCGTCGAGGCGGAGTTCTACCTCTTCGACAAGGTCTCCTACCGCGCCGACGTCAATGAGGCCTTCTACAAGCTGGACTCGGATTCGGGCTGGTGGAACCGCGACAAGGACGTCAACCTGGACGGCACCCCGAACCTGGGCAACAAGACGCGCATCAAGGGCGGCTACTTCCCCAACGCACCGGTCGACCAGACCGTCGAGGTCCGCGACGCCATGGTGCACAAGCTGCAGCAGGTCGGTTTCCAGATCGAACGTTTCCACCACGAGGTGGGCACCGGCTCCCAGGAGGAGATCAACTACCGCTTCGCTCCCCTGGTGCGTTCCGCGGACATGCTGCAGACCTTCAAGTACGTCATCAAGAACACCGCGGCCCGCCACGGCAAGTCGGCGACCTTCATGCCGAAGCCGCTGGCCGGCGACAACGGTTCGGGCATGCACGCGCATCAGTCGCTGTGGAAGGACGGCGTCCCGCTCTTCTACGACGAGAACGGTTACGGTGGCCTGTCCGATCTGGCCCGCTACTACATCGGTGGCCTGCTGCACCACGCACCCGCGGTGCTGGCTTTCACCAACCCGACCCTGAATTCCTACCATCGTCTGGTCCCGGGCTTCGAGGCCCCGATCAACCTGGTCTACTCCCAGCGCAACCGTTCGGCGGCTGTGCGCATCCCCATCACGGGCAACAACCCGAAGGCCAAGCGCCTCGAGTTCCGCGCACCGGACCCGTCCGGCAATCCCTATCTGGGTCTGGCCGCCATGCTCATGGCCGGCATCGACGGCATCAAGAACCGCATCGAGCCGCACGCCCCGGTGGACAAGGACCTCTACGAGCTTCCGCCGGAAGAGGCCAAGGAGATCCCGCAGGCCCCGACCTCCCTGGAGGCCGCGCTCCGGGCCCTGGAGGAGGACCACGACTTCCTCACCGAGGGTGACGTCTTCACGGAGGACCTCATCGAGACCTACATCAAGTACAAGTGGGACCACGAGATCATGCCGACCCGTCTGCGTCCCACCCCGCTCGAGTTCGAGATGTACTACGACTGCTAG
- a CDS encoding NAD(P)/FAD-dependent oxidoreductase: MLGTTCDIDHETEAGVMQDKTIVVGAGMVGLSTAWYLQEIGHEVTVIDRDGVAAGSSWGNAGWLSPGKTIPLANRDLWAYTPTALFDRDAALHVPIPPSPRVVDFGLRFLRHANDKSWDKTMAKLTPMNLDALAAFDEMLDGGVDAWTKKSPFIVAFKNEREAGGFIREVEGAVRHGQEVPFEEVDNPRELVPHLSDNVGLVFRMGNQRYIEPGPFVNALAEAVRRRGGDVRTGVEVRDVSSTRTPVVSLATGERLQADNVVLATGAWLPALARTLGVRTRVQAGRGYSFTVDTGEHPVDYPVYLPAQRLACTPYQGRFRIAGTMEFKSPDAPFAPQRVASMVRHAAEMFDGMDFDHRHDEWVGSRPVTPDGLPLVGATRAPGVYVAGGHGMWGMVLGPASGRALAHLISTGETLDVIRDFDPLR, encoded by the coding sequence ATGCTCGGCACGACATGCGACATTGATCATGAAACGGAGGCTGGTGTCATGCAGGACAAGACCATCGTCGTCGGAGCCGGGATGGTCGGGCTCTCGACCGCCTGGTATCTGCAGGAGATCGGGCACGAGGTGACGGTCATCGACCGGGACGGCGTGGCGGCGGGTTCCTCGTGGGGCAACGCCGGCTGGCTGAGCCCGGGCAAGACCATCCCGCTGGCCAATCGCGATCTCTGGGCGTACACGCCCACGGCGCTCTTCGACCGGGATGCGGCACTGCACGTGCCGATTCCGCCGAGCCCGCGGGTCGTCGACTTTGGGCTACGGTTTCTCAGGCACGCCAACGACAAGTCGTGGGACAAGACGATGGCCAAGCTCACGCCGATGAATCTTGACGCGCTGGCGGCCTTCGACGAGATGCTCGACGGCGGGGTCGACGCCTGGACGAAGAAGAGTCCCTTCATCGTGGCCTTCAAAAACGAGAGGGAGGCCGGCGGTTTCATCCGCGAGGTTGAGGGCGCCGTCCGTCACGGGCAGGAGGTCCCCTTCGAGGAGGTCGACAATCCTCGGGAACTGGTGCCGCACCTCTCGGACAACGTGGGTCTGGTCTTCCGGATGGGCAACCAGCGCTACATCGAGCCCGGGCCATTCGTCAACGCGCTGGCCGAGGCCGTGCGCCGCCGCGGCGGGGACGTCCGCACCGGCGTCGAGGTGCGCGACGTGAGTTCGACCCGCACGCCCGTCGTCTCCCTGGCCACGGGAGAGCGGCTGCAGGCCGACAACGTCGTGCTGGCGACCGGCGCCTGGCTCCCGGCGCTGGCCCGCACGCTCGGTGTGCGCACCCGGGTTCAGGCGGGCCGCGGCTACTCCTTCACCGTCGACACCGGCGAGCATCCCGTCGACTATCCGGTCTACCTGCCGGCTCAGCGGCTGGCGTGCACCCCCTACCAGGGCCGATTCCGGATCGCCGGCACGATGGAGTTCAAGTCGCCGGACGCGCCCTTCGCCCCGCAGCGGGTGGCCTCGATGGTCAGGCACGCCGCCGAGATGTTCGACGGCATGGACTTCGACCACCGTCATGACGAGTGGGTCGGTTCCCGACCGGTCACTCCGGACGGGCTGCCTCTGGTCGGCGCGACCAGGGCGCCTGGGGTCTACGTCGCCGGCGGCCACGGCATGTGGGGCATGGTGCTCGGGCCGGCGAGTGGCCGCGCGCTGGCGCATCTGATCAGCACGGGTGAGACGCTGGACGTGATCAGGGACTTTGATCCGCTGCGATGA
- a CDS encoding Ldh family oxidoreductase, translating to MIVTADTLRSTFFSALTAHGMNVTQASSTAAVFLDAELAGKSSHGAFHLLNYLDALDEGRINGKARPSASVRGAVVRINADGGLAQFALKNSIDEVLDVARAQGVAIVAIANTFTTGELGWYPRKLSRHGMISLTTTNSPALVTLADTGERVIGTNPVAFGVPGGMLLDQAISEAAFHTVRQMSQRGEALPAGWAVDGTGAPTTDAAEAVEHGALLPFGGARGGNLGLTFEMLAMLAGGVSSLEATAAQAGSPRVGLFMMVLDPGHFGDDALPRLTSHLARLAAEHGVYVPGRDALLGDLPAEVEIDDDVWEQLNSRL from the coding sequence ATGATCGTCACCGCAGACACCCTCCGCTCCACGTTCTTCTCCGCGCTCACGGCCCACGGAATGAACGTCACCCAGGCATCATCCACCGCCGCCGTGTTCCTCGACGCGGAACTGGCGGGCAAGTCCAGCCACGGCGCCTTCCACCTGCTCAACTACCTCGACGCGCTTGATGAGGGCAGGATCAACGGCAAGGCCCGACCCTCGGCCAGCGTGCGCGGCGCCGTCGTCCGTATCAACGCCGACGGAGGCCTGGCGCAATTCGCGCTCAAGAATTCCATCGACGAGGTCCTCGACGTCGCCCGCGCCCAGGGCGTGGCCATCGTCGCGATCGCCAACACTTTCACCACCGGCGAACTGGGCTGGTACCCGCGCAAACTCTCCCGGCACGGGATGATCAGCCTGACGACGACCAACTCCCCCGCCCTGGTCACCCTGGCAGACACCGGCGAACGCGTCATCGGGACCAACCCGGTGGCCTTCGGGGTGCCGGGCGGAATGCTGCTCGACCAGGCCATCAGCGAGGCCGCCTTCCACACGGTGCGGCAGATGTCGCAGCGCGGGGAGGCGCTGCCCGCGGGCTGGGCCGTCGACGGCACCGGCGCCCCGACCACCGACGCGGCCGAGGCCGTCGAGCACGGCGCGCTGTTGCCCTTCGGCGGGGCCCGGGGCGGCAACCTGGGTCTGACCTTCGAGATGTTGGCCATGCTCGCCGGGGGTGTCTCCTCGCTGGAGGCCACCGCCGCCCAGGCTGGTTCCCCGCGAGTCGGGCTCTTCATGATGGTGCTCGACCCCGGCCACTTCGGCGATGACGCGCTACCCCGCTTGACCTCCCACCTGGCCCGCCTCGCGGCGGAGCACGGCGTCTACGTGCCGGGCCGTGACGCCCTGCTCGGCGATCTTCCTGCCGAGGTGGAGATCGACGACGACGTCTGGGAACAGCTGAACAGCAGACTGTGA
- a CDS encoding SDR family oxidoreductase: MMSPLNDPRTLFPTVDPPEQTQPEPGLDRNLQPPADLGMDSYVGHERLVGRRALITGGDSGIGAAAAIAYAREGADVAIAYLPEEQPDADVILKAIGDAGRRGIGIPVDLSTLEGCRKVVADTVEALGGLDILVNNASRQIWHDGIENLPDEDFDLTMRTNVYAAYRVTKEALPHLQPGSSIIFTSSVQAYDPSETLIDYGITKAAMNHLSKSLAMELTPKGIRVNAVAPGPFWTPLQPSHGQPMEKVTSFGQASPLGRAGHPAELAGAYVYLASDEASYTSGSTLSVTGGRPTP; the protein is encoded by the coding sequence ATAATGTCCCCGCTCAACGATCCCCGCACCCTCTTCCCGACCGTCGATCCCCCGGAGCAGACCCAGCCGGAACCCGGACTGGACCGTAACCTCCAGCCCCCTGCGGACCTCGGGATGGACAGCTACGTCGGCCATGAGCGCCTGGTCGGCCGCAGGGCGCTGATCACCGGCGGCGACTCCGGCATCGGCGCCGCGGCGGCCATCGCCTACGCCCGCGAGGGCGCCGACGTGGCCATCGCCTACCTGCCCGAGGAGCAGCCTGACGCGGACGTCATCCTTAAGGCGATCGGCGACGCCGGGCGCCGGGGCATCGGCATCCCGGTCGACCTGTCCACCCTGGAGGGCTGCCGAAAGGTCGTCGCCGATACCGTCGAGGCGCTCGGTGGCCTGGACATCCTGGTCAACAACGCCTCACGCCAGATCTGGCACGACGGCATTGAGAACCTGCCTGACGAGGATTTCGATTTGACGATGCGCACCAACGTCTACGCCGCCTACCGCGTCACCAAGGAGGCGCTGCCCCACCTCCAGCCCGGCTCCTCCATCATCTTCACCTCCTCGGTGCAGGCCTACGACCCGAGCGAGACGCTCATCGACTACGGCATCACCAAAGCCGCGATGAACCACCTGTCCAAGTCGCTGGCGATGGAGCTGACGCCGAAGGGCATCCGGGTCAACGCGGTCGCGCCGGGCCCGTTCTGGACCCCGCTGCAGCCGTCCCACGGACAGCCGATGGAGAAGGTCACCAGTTTCGGTCAGGCCAGCCCCCTCGGCCGTGCGGGTCACCCGGCCGAGCTTGCCGGCGCCTACGTGTACCTGGCCTCGGACGAGGCCTCCTACACCTCCGGCTCCACCCTCAGCGTCACCGGTGGACGCCCGACCCCCTAG
- a CDS encoding DUF1206 domain-containing protein, which translates to MDSSSLSREGKDLAETAREHPVLDAVARFGYVVLGLLHLLVGWLAIRIATGSGSGEASNSGALAQIAEAPGGRVVLWLAVAGLGALSLWRLLQVAAGPELKHRVKGAALGVVYLSLAATTATFARGASTSDGEKASDVTATVLNQPAGAIAVGIGGLVIIGVGLYSVYQGVSRKFVENLDRGAESGSVGTAIVVSGIIGYIARGVAFAVLGGLVVWAALTNDPEKAGGLDAALRYIGEQPFGMVLLIVVGVGLMMYGLFCLARARYADADS; encoded by the coding sequence ATGGACTCTTCCAGCTTAAGTCGCGAGGGCAAGGACCTTGCGGAGACCGCCCGGGAACACCCGGTGCTGGACGCCGTCGCCCGATTCGGCTACGTGGTGCTGGGTCTTCTGCACCTCCTCGTCGGCTGGTTGGCCATCCGCATCGCCACCGGCTCGGGGTCCGGGGAGGCCTCCAACTCCGGCGCCCTCGCCCAAATCGCCGAGGCGCCCGGCGGGCGGGTCGTCCTCTGGCTCGCCGTCGCGGGCCTGGGGGCCCTCTCCCTGTGGCGCCTTCTCCAGGTGGCGGCCGGCCCGGAACTCAAGCACCGGGTCAAGGGCGCCGCGCTGGGGGTGGTCTATCTCTCCCTCGCCGCCACCACCGCGACCTTCGCGCGCGGGGCCAGCACCTCGGACGGGGAGAAGGCCAGCGACGTCACCGCGACGGTCCTCAACCAGCCCGCCGGTGCGATCGCCGTCGGCATCGGTGGACTGGTCATCATCGGGGTTGGCCTGTACTCCGTCTACCAGGGGGTCTCGCGAAAATTCGTCGAGAACCTGGACCGTGGCGCAGAATCCGGCAGTGTCGGCACCGCCATCGTGGTCAGCGGCATCATCGGCTACATCGCCCGCGGCGTCGCCTTCGCAGTACTGGGCGGGTTGGTCGTCTGGGCCGCGCTGACCAACGATCCGGAGAAGGCCGGCGGATTGGACGCCGCATTGCGCTACATCGGGGAGCAGCCCTTCGGCATGGTTCTGCTCATCGTCGTCGGTGTGGGCCTGATGATGTACGGCCTCTTCTGTCTGGCCCGCGCCCGCTACGCTGACGCGGACAGTTAA